From one Brachypodium distachyon strain Bd21 chromosome 4, Brachypodium_distachyon_v3.0, whole genome shotgun sequence genomic stretch:
- the LOC100837126 gene encoding E3 ubiquitin-protein ligase RGLG2 isoform X1 — protein MSGFLTVAGKIGTFLLWVLFLVLQTATKVVGSLLAPAAEEPQHEQQHQEEAAARRRSPPASAPPRADPYEPQPQPQLWDPPPSPYSAPVTDEYSSASSAYRRRASAPPAAEDLVVSSSAYSRSAVAAPPRAPAHSVSAPPLLRANKKPPAPARAAVAGKRPKLERMYSKIVDQYRSLDEVKEALAQAGLESSNLIIGIDFTKSNEWTGKRSFDGMSLHHIGEAPNPYEQAISIIGETLSSFDEDNLIPCYGFGDASTHDQDVFAFYPDERPCNGFQEALARYREIVPHLRLSGPTSFSPIIEMATTIVEQSGGQYHVLVIIADGQVTRSVNTEFGQLSTQEQMTVDAIVQASEFPLSIILVGVGDGPWDMMEEFDDNIPARSFDNFQFVNFTGIMSKKMSQGKKETEFALSALMEIPLQYKATLQLGILGHQIAKSPERVPLPPPFASYNTISRAAPSRANSFRSVPSHPREDATIDSTITASVTSPPAADTRASELQVKQILSCYPLCPVCLSKPRDMAFGCGHQTCSECGPQVADCPICRRPIDTRVKLY, from the exons ATGAGCGGTTTCTTG ACTGTGGCTGGCAAGATTGGCACCTTCCTGCTGTGGGTGCTCTTCCTGGTCCTGCAGACGGCCACCAAGGTCGTCGGCAGCCTCCTGGCCCCGGCCGCCGAGGAGCCCCAAcacgagcagcagcaccaagaagaagcggcggcgcggcgcaggTCGCCTCCGGCTTctgcgccgccccgcgcggacccgtacgagccgcagccgcagccgcagctgTGGGAcccaccgccgtcgccgtacTCGGCTCCTGTGACGGATGAGTACTCATCGGCCTCAAGCGCCtaccggcggcgggcgagcgccccgccggccgccgaggATTTAGTGGTTTCCTCGAGCGCCTACTCTCGTTCTGCAgtggcagcgccgccgcgggcgccggCTCATTCCGTGTCGGCGCCTCCATTGCTGCGGGCAAACAAGAAGCCACCGGCTCCGGCCAGGGCAGCGGTTGCCGGTAAGCGGCCCAAGCTAGAGAGGATGTACTCCAAAATTGTGGACCAGTACCGCTCCTTGGACGAG GTTAAAGAAGCATTAGCGCAAGCTGGCCTCGAGTCTTCCAATTTAATCATTGGAATAGATTTCACAAAGAGTAATGAATGGACAG GAAAGAGGTCGTTTGATGGTATGAGCTTGCATCATATTGGTGAAGCCCCAAATCCTTATGAGCAGGCAATCTCCATCATTGGGGAGACATTGTCATCTTTTGATGAGGATAATTTAATTCCTTGCTATGGTTTTGGAGATG CATCTACACATGACCAAGATGTATTTGCCTTCTATCCTGACGAGAGACCATGCAATGGTTTTCAGGAGGCTTTGGCTCGATATAGGGAAATTGTTCCCCATCTTCGTCTTTCCG GTCCTACATCATTTTCTCCAATAATTGAAATGGCCACAACCATTGTTGAGCAAAGTGGTGGCCAGTACCATGTTTTAGTAATAATCGCCGATGGACAG GTTACACGAAGTGTGAATACTGAATTCGGCCAATTAAGTACCCAGGAGCAGATGACTGTTGATGCTATTGTGCAAGCTAG TGAATTTCCCTTGTCTATAATTTTGGTCGGAGTTGGAGATGGTCCCTGGGATATGATGGAAGAATTTGATGACAACATTCCTGCTAGATCTTTTGACAATTTCCAG TTTGTCAACTTCACTGGAATCATGTCAAAAAAGATGAGTCAAGGCAAGAAGGAGACTGAGTTTGCCCTTTCAGCACTCATGGAAATTCCTCTGCAGTACAAGGCAACATTACAGCTTGGAATCTTAGG GCATCAAATCGCGAAGTCGCCTGAGCGGGTtccacttcctcctccctttGCAAGTTATAATACCATATCAAGAGCAGCACCATCGCGGGCAAATAGCTTCCGGAGTGTGCCTTCTCATCCTAGAGAGGATGCTACTATAGATTCAACAATCACAGCATCAGTTACATCCCCACCAGCTGCAGATACTAGAGCATCAGAACTCCAAGTAAAACAAATCCTCTCCTGCTATCCT CTTTGCCCAGTTTGCCTTTCCAAACCCCGGGACATGGCATTTGGCTGTGGTCATCAG ACCTGTTCTGAATGCGGCCCGCAGGTGGCAGACTGCCCGATCTGTCGAAGGCCGATCGATACAAGAGTAAAACTGTACTGA
- the LOC100837126 gene encoding E3 ubiquitin-protein ligase RGLG2 isoform X2 has product MSGFLTVAGKIGTFLLWVLFLVLQTATKVVGSLLAPAAEEPQHEQQHQEEAAARRRSPPASAPPRADPYEPQPQPQLWDPPPSPYSAPVTDEYSSASSAYRRRASAPPAAEDLVVSSSAYSRSAVAAPPRAPAHSVSAPPLLRANKKPPAPARAAVAGKRPKLERMYSKIVDQYRSLDEVKEALAQAGLESSNLIIGIDFTKSNEWTGKRSFDGMSLHHIGEAPNPYEQAISIIGETLSSFDEDNLIPCYGFGDASTHDQDVFAFYPDERPCNGFQEALARYREIVPHLRLSGPTSFSPIIEMATTIVEQSGGQYHVLVIIADGQVTRSVNTEFGQLSTQEQMTVDAIVQASEFPLSIILVGVGDGPWDMMEEFDDNIPARSFDNFQFVNFTGIMSKKMSQGKKETEFALSALMEIPLQYKATLQLGILGHQIAKSPERVPLPPPFASYNTISRAAPSRANSFRSVPSHPREDATIDSTITASVTSPPAADTRASELQLCPVCLSKPRDMAFGCGHQTCSECGPQVADCPICRRPIDTRVKLY; this is encoded by the exons ATGAGCGGTTTCTTG ACTGTGGCTGGCAAGATTGGCACCTTCCTGCTGTGGGTGCTCTTCCTGGTCCTGCAGACGGCCACCAAGGTCGTCGGCAGCCTCCTGGCCCCGGCCGCCGAGGAGCCCCAAcacgagcagcagcaccaagaagaagcggcggcgcggcgcaggTCGCCTCCGGCTTctgcgccgccccgcgcggacccgtacgagccgcagccgcagccgcagctgTGGGAcccaccgccgtcgccgtacTCGGCTCCTGTGACGGATGAGTACTCATCGGCCTCAAGCGCCtaccggcggcgggcgagcgccccgccggccgccgaggATTTAGTGGTTTCCTCGAGCGCCTACTCTCGTTCTGCAgtggcagcgccgccgcgggcgccggCTCATTCCGTGTCGGCGCCTCCATTGCTGCGGGCAAACAAGAAGCCACCGGCTCCGGCCAGGGCAGCGGTTGCCGGTAAGCGGCCCAAGCTAGAGAGGATGTACTCCAAAATTGTGGACCAGTACCGCTCCTTGGACGAG GTTAAAGAAGCATTAGCGCAAGCTGGCCTCGAGTCTTCCAATTTAATCATTGGAATAGATTTCACAAAGAGTAATGAATGGACAG GAAAGAGGTCGTTTGATGGTATGAGCTTGCATCATATTGGTGAAGCCCCAAATCCTTATGAGCAGGCAATCTCCATCATTGGGGAGACATTGTCATCTTTTGATGAGGATAATTTAATTCCTTGCTATGGTTTTGGAGATG CATCTACACATGACCAAGATGTATTTGCCTTCTATCCTGACGAGAGACCATGCAATGGTTTTCAGGAGGCTTTGGCTCGATATAGGGAAATTGTTCCCCATCTTCGTCTTTCCG GTCCTACATCATTTTCTCCAATAATTGAAATGGCCACAACCATTGTTGAGCAAAGTGGTGGCCAGTACCATGTTTTAGTAATAATCGCCGATGGACAG GTTACACGAAGTGTGAATACTGAATTCGGCCAATTAAGTACCCAGGAGCAGATGACTGTTGATGCTATTGTGCAAGCTAG TGAATTTCCCTTGTCTATAATTTTGGTCGGAGTTGGAGATGGTCCCTGGGATATGATGGAAGAATTTGATGACAACATTCCTGCTAGATCTTTTGACAATTTCCAG TTTGTCAACTTCACTGGAATCATGTCAAAAAAGATGAGTCAAGGCAAGAAGGAGACTGAGTTTGCCCTTTCAGCACTCATGGAAATTCCTCTGCAGTACAAGGCAACATTACAGCTTGGAATCTTAGG GCATCAAATCGCGAAGTCGCCTGAGCGGGTtccacttcctcctccctttGCAAGTTATAATACCATATCAAGAGCAGCACCATCGCGGGCAAATAGCTTCCGGAGTGTGCCTTCTCATCCTAGAGAGGATGCTACTATAGATTCAACAATCACAGCATCAGTTACATCCCCACCAGCTGCAGATACTAGAGCATCAGAACTCCAA CTTTGCCCAGTTTGCCTTTCCAAACCCCGGGACATGGCATTTGGCTGTGGTCATCAG ACCTGTTCTGAATGCGGCCCGCAGGTGGCAGACTGCCCGATCTGTCGAAGGCCGATCGATACAAGAGTAAAACTGTACTGA
- the LOC100832685 gene encoding coilin: MKRHRRRAEKNEKPFSPPPKPTMATPPAPSPVRLRLLFDNRRLLRRAQRDDGLRRCWLLLRPELETVADLSAHVAARFRLRRSCPHGIVFSMDGFALPPFESTCIFRDKDIIRVKQKSCKNIVHHNAVHCIQEPEIVEKRPLPTDEKILAIEYQMDCGKHQEEVHCEYQSEENATSNQDTSSKRKQRDGDAGRPESLKRKKLKVTTPDNVCQDRVHCSSNNSKPSTIDAEAKKGASQAEGIVRLDEKQKTDRCNQTMLNCVTEVAVQTTQSDKVSCQSRSARRKKLKRQLKKKAKEELKENGHCQEPPIAADCPPSSNQDDLCPSSNQKDPHLPFSSHEAEAEEEESETADDIVPVVVRPGHIRFEPAGERSTSSAKEIQGTFTWSGTMSKKKGQKWGMNNSNKKSADIGHVGKVAGTNTEVNHLVLDSKNEENGFCGVSNQIVESSHDVLLREKTHAEEGKSISESMDFDSLYPLTRLPKEGDLIVYRLVELSSSWCPEISSYRVGKVLIYDLISMRIILLPVPEYPIIKEETAGEDESDMPVDMSPYSEDGSLEIEYSSLLDVRLLKGSESVSTAVSTPIRETGKKGESLVKQPVTLDKNKGVIHSQTEPLVPNNTKDPEAAQEKTKNKIWDESIESLSDKPDEVQENGWGTWKPNSSTSAWSYRAQRSTALGPTLALLRGKNGKGGKAKPPNRKYGK, translated from the exons ATGAAGAGGCACCGAAGAAGAGCGGAAAAAAACGAGAAACCCTTCTCGCCTCCTCCCAAACCAACGATGgccacgccgccggcgccatcgccGGTGAGGCTTCGGCTGTTGTTCGACAaccgccgccttctccggcgGGCACAGCGGGATGACGGCCTCCGCCGGTGctggctcctcctccgaccCGAGCTCGAAACCGTCGCCGACCTCTCGGCCCATGTCGCCGCCCgcttccgcctccgccgtTCCTGTCCCCACGGAATCGTCTTCTCG ATGGATGGATTTGCCTTGCCACCATTCGAGTCAACTTGCATCTTCAGAGACAAGGATATTATAAG GGTTAAACAgaaatcttgcaagaatataGTACACCATAATGCTGTACACTGTATTCAAGAACCCGAGATAGTAGAAAAGCGGCCTCTTCCAACTGATGAGAAAATCCTTGCAATCGAATATCAAATGGACTGTGGTAAGCATCAAGAAGAGGTGCATTGTGAGTATCAGTCTGAAGAAAATGCAACATCTAACCAGGATACAAGTTCAAAGAGGAAGCAGAGAGATGGAGATGCAGGAAGACCTGAGAGCTTGAA aagaaaaaaactgaagGTGACAACTCCTGACAATGTTTGCCAAGACCGGGTTCATTGTAGCTCAAACAATTCGAAGCCATCAACTATTGATGCTGAAGCAAAGAAGGGTGCTAGTCAAGCAGAAGGTATTGTTAGGTTGGATGAAAAGCAAAAAACAGACAG GTGCAACCAAACCATGTTGAACTGCGTAACAGAGGTGGCTGTCCAGACAACTCAAAGTGATAAAGTG TCCTGTCAGAGTCGAAGTGCTCGTCGTAAGAAACTCAAAAGGCAACTTAAGAAGAAAGCCAAAGAAGAGCTGAAAGAG AATGGGCACTGCCAGGAACCACCCATTGCTGCTGATTGTCCACCATCAAGCAACCAAGATGATCTTTGCCCGTCAAGCAATCAGAAGGACCCGCACTTGCCATTTTCAAGCCAtgaagcagaagcagaagaggaagagtCTGAGACAGCAGATGATATTGTTCCAGTGGTGGTTCGTCCTGGTCACATCCGCTTTGAGCCAGCTG GTGAACGAAGTACGTCGTCAGCAAAGGAAATACAG GGAACTTTCACATGGAGTGGAACTATGAGCAAAAAGAAGGGTCAGAAGTGGGGAATGAACAACTCAAACAAGAAGAGTGCTGATATCGGTCATGTCGGGAAAGTAGCTGGAACTAATACTGAAGTCAACCACCTTGTGTTAGATAGTAAGAATGAGGAAAATGGTTTTTGTGGGGTTAGTAATCAGATTGTTGAGAGCAGTCATGATGTATTGCTGAGGGAAAAGACTCATGCTGAGGAAGGGAAGTCTATCAGTGAATCTATGGATTTTGATAGCCTTTACCCCCTAACACGACTTCCAAAG GAGGGAGATCTGATAGTCTATCGATTGGTTGAGCTGTCTTCCTCGTGGTGTCCGGAGATTTCTTCATACCGG GTTGGTAAAGTTCTTATATATGATTTGATATCAATGCGAATCATTCTCTTGCCTGTTCCGGAGTATCCAATTATCAAAGAGGAAACGGCAGGCGAAGACGAGTCAGATATGCCGGTGGATATGTCACCCTACAGTGAAGATGGCTCCTTGGAG ATCGAATACTCTTCCCTCCTTGATGTGAGACTGCTCAAGGGTAGTGAGTCAGTATCTACAGCTGTTAGTACTCCCATTAGAGAAACAGGAAAGAAAGGTGAATCACTGGTCAAACAACCAGTTACCTTAGACAAAAATAAAGGAGTAATTCACAGCCAGACAGAACCCTTGGTGCCAAATAATACTAAAGATCCAGAAGCCGCACAGG AGAAGACAAAGAATAAGATCTGGGACGAGAGCATCGAATCTCTAAGTGACAAGCCTGATGAAGTTCAGGAGAATGGCTGGGGAACTTGGAAACCAAATTCGAGCACGTCGGCCTGGTCATATAGAGCGCAAAGAAGCACTGCCCTTGGTCCAACACTTGCGCTTTTGAGAGGAAAGAACGGCAAGGGAGGTAAAGCTAAACCCCCCAATCGGAAGTATGGCAAGTGA